A single genomic interval of Vulpes lagopus strain Blue_001 chromosome 19, ASM1834538v1, whole genome shotgun sequence harbors:
- the CHRNB4 gene encoding neuronal acetylcholine receptor subunit beta-4 isoform X1 gives MDGLGIRSTPAAPILDQPSGCGLPSCRGQGGRGGGTREESQALPRRPRGAHTAACSLFPARAGAMGPCHLSAPVFPGDCRVANAEEKLVDDLLNRTRYNNLIRPATSSAQLISIQLQLSLAQLISVNEREQIMTTNVWLKQEWTDYRLAWNISRYEGVNILRIPAKRIWLPDIVLYNNADGTYEVSLYTNVVVRSNGSILWLPPAIYKSACKIEVKHFPFDQQNCTLKFRSWTYDHTEIDMVLKSPTASMDDFTPSGEWDIVALPGRRTVNPQDPSYVDVTYDFILRRKPLFYTINLIIPCLLITSLAILVFYLPSDCGEKMTLCISVLLALTVFLLLISKIVPPTSLDVPLIGKYLMFTMVLVTFSIVTSVCVLNVHHRSPSTHTMAPWVRRCFLHKLPTFLFMKRPDSSPSRAPRPGRLQPSGTEAAAPQPYGSPVYPVNPTPAAPKSPAGSGSGVGSTARDLRLRASRRFRRDVQEALEGVSFIARHMQSDDRDQSVVEDWKYVAMVVDRLFLWVFVVVCVLGTVGLFLPPLFQTHTPSDGP, from the exons ATGGATGGACTTGGGATACGGAGCACACCTGCGGCTCCCATCCTGGACCAACCGTCGGGGTGTGGGCTGCCCTcctgcagagggcaggggggAAGAGGAGGCGGCACCAGGGAAGAGAGCCAAGCTCTGCCTCGGCGCCCGCGGGGGGCCCACACGGCGGCCTGCAGCCTCTTCCCGGCCCGCGCTGGCGCGATGGGGCCCTGCCACCTGAGTGCGCCTGTTTTCCCAGGGGACTGCCGCGTGGCCAACGCAGAGGAGAAGCTGGTTGACGACCTTCTAAACAGAACCCGCTACAACAACCTGATCCGGCCGGCcaccagctcagcccagctcatcTCCATCCAGCTGCAGCTCTCGCTGGCGCAGCTCATCAGCGTG AATGAGCGCGAACAGATCATGACCACCAACGTCTGGCTGAAACAG GAGTGGACCGACTACCGTCTGGCCTGGAACATCTCCCGCTACGAGGGCGTCAACATCCTGAGGATCCCCGCTAAGCGCATCTGGCTGCCTGACATCGTGCTTTACAACAA CGCCGACGGGACCTACGAGGTGTCTCTCTACACCAACGTGGTGGTGCGCTCCAACGGCAGCATCCTGTGGCTGCCGCCCGCCATCTACAAGAGCGCCTGCAAGATCGAGGTCAAGCACTTCCCCTTCGACCAGCAGAACTGCACCCTCAAGTTCCGTTCCTGGACCTACGACCACACGGAGATCGACATGGTGCTCAAGTCACCCACGGCCAGCATGGACGACTTCACTCCCAGCGGCGAGTGGGACATCGTGGCGCTGCCTGGGCGCAGGACGGTGAACCCGCAGGACCCCAGCTACGTGGACGTGACGTACGACTTCATCCTGCGGCGCAAGCCGCTCTTCTACACCATCAACCTCATCATCCCCTGCCTGCTCATCACCTCGCTGGCCATCCTGGTCTTCTACCTGCCATCCGACTGCGGCGAGAAGATGACGCTGTGCATCTCCGTGCTGCTGGCGCTCACCGTCTTCCTGCTGCTCATCTCCAAGATCGTGCCGCCCACGTCCCTGGACGTGCCGCTCATCGGCAAGTACCTCATGTTCACCATGGTGCTGGTCACCTTCTCCATCGTCACGAGCGTCTGTGTGCTCAACGTGCACCACCGCTCGCCCAGCACCCACACCATGGCGCCCTGGGTCCGGCGCTGCTTCCTGCACAAGCTGCCCACCTTCCTCTTCATGAAGCGCCCGGATAGCAGCCCCTCGAGGgccccccggcccggccggcTGCAGCCCAGCGGGACCGAGGCCGCCGCCCCCCAGCCCTACGGGAGCCCCGTGTACCCTGTGAACCCCACGCCTGCGGCTCCCAAGTCCCCAGCGGGCTCGGGCTCCGGCGTGGGGTCCACGGCCCGCGACCTCCGGCTGAGGGCTTCCAGGAGGTTCCGGCGGGACGTGCAGGAGGCCTTAGAGGGCGTCAGCTTCATCGCCCGGCACATGCAGAGTGACGACCGAGACCAGAGC GTCGTGGAGGACTGGAAGTACGTGGCCATGGTGGTGGACCGCCTGTTCCTCTGGGTGTTTGTGGTCGtgtgtgtgctgggcactgtggggCTCTTCCTGCCGCCCCTCTTCCAGACCCACACCCCCTCGGACGGGCCCTAG
- the CHRNB4 gene encoding neuronal acetylcholine receptor subunit beta-4 isoform X3 gives MTTNVWLKQEWTDYRLAWNISRYEGVNILRIPAKRIWLPDIVLYNNADGTYEVSLYTNVVVRSNGSILWLPPAIYKSACKIEVKHFPFDQQNCTLKFRSWTYDHTEIDMVLKSPTASMDDFTPSGEWDIVALPGRRTVNPQDPSYVDVTYDFILRRKPLFYTINLIIPCLLITSLAILVFYLPSDCGEKMTLCISVLLALTVFLLLISKIVPPTSLDVPLIGKYLMFTMVLVTFSIVTSVCVLNVHHRSPSTHTMAPWVRRCFLHKLPTFLFMKRPDSSPSRAPRPGRLQPSGTEAAAPQPYGSPVYPVNPTPAAPKSPAGSGSGVGSTARDLRLRASRRFRRDVQEALEGVSFIARHMQSDDRDQSVVEDWKYVAMVVDRLFLWVFVVVCVLGTVGLFLPPLFQTHTPSDGP, from the exons ATGACCACCAACGTCTGGCTGAAACAG GAGTGGACCGACTACCGTCTGGCCTGGAACATCTCCCGCTACGAGGGCGTCAACATCCTGAGGATCCCCGCTAAGCGCATCTGGCTGCCTGACATCGTGCTTTACAACAA CGCCGACGGGACCTACGAGGTGTCTCTCTACACCAACGTGGTGGTGCGCTCCAACGGCAGCATCCTGTGGCTGCCGCCCGCCATCTACAAGAGCGCCTGCAAGATCGAGGTCAAGCACTTCCCCTTCGACCAGCAGAACTGCACCCTCAAGTTCCGTTCCTGGACCTACGACCACACGGAGATCGACATGGTGCTCAAGTCACCCACGGCCAGCATGGACGACTTCACTCCCAGCGGCGAGTGGGACATCGTGGCGCTGCCTGGGCGCAGGACGGTGAACCCGCAGGACCCCAGCTACGTGGACGTGACGTACGACTTCATCCTGCGGCGCAAGCCGCTCTTCTACACCATCAACCTCATCATCCCCTGCCTGCTCATCACCTCGCTGGCCATCCTGGTCTTCTACCTGCCATCCGACTGCGGCGAGAAGATGACGCTGTGCATCTCCGTGCTGCTGGCGCTCACCGTCTTCCTGCTGCTCATCTCCAAGATCGTGCCGCCCACGTCCCTGGACGTGCCGCTCATCGGCAAGTACCTCATGTTCACCATGGTGCTGGTCACCTTCTCCATCGTCACGAGCGTCTGTGTGCTCAACGTGCACCACCGCTCGCCCAGCACCCACACCATGGCGCCCTGGGTCCGGCGCTGCTTCCTGCACAAGCTGCCCACCTTCCTCTTCATGAAGCGCCCGGATAGCAGCCCCTCGAGGgccccccggcccggccggcTGCAGCCCAGCGGGACCGAGGCCGCCGCCCCCCAGCCCTACGGGAGCCCCGTGTACCCTGTGAACCCCACGCCTGCGGCTCCCAAGTCCCCAGCGGGCTCGGGCTCCGGCGTGGGGTCCACGGCCCGCGACCTCCGGCTGAGGGCTTCCAGGAGGTTCCGGCGGGACGTGCAGGAGGCCTTAGAGGGCGTCAGCTTCATCGCCCGGCACATGCAGAGTGACGACCGAGACCAGAGC GTCGTGGAGGACTGGAAGTACGTGGCCATGGTGGTGGACCGCCTGTTCCTCTGGGTGTTTGTGGTCGtgtgtgtgctgggcactgtggggCTCTTCCTGCCGCCCCTCTTCCAGACCCACACCCCCTCGGACGGGCCCTAG
- the CHRNB4 gene encoding neuronal acetylcholine receptor subunit beta-4 isoform X2, translating into MRSAQPLVLLSLVAFCRRGDCRVANAEEKLVDDLLNRTRYNNLIRPATSSAQLISIQLQLSLAQLISVNEREQIMTTNVWLKQEWTDYRLAWNISRYEGVNILRIPAKRIWLPDIVLYNNADGTYEVSLYTNVVVRSNGSILWLPPAIYKSACKIEVKHFPFDQQNCTLKFRSWTYDHTEIDMVLKSPTASMDDFTPSGEWDIVALPGRRTVNPQDPSYVDVTYDFILRRKPLFYTINLIIPCLLITSLAILVFYLPSDCGEKMTLCISVLLALTVFLLLISKIVPPTSLDVPLIGKYLMFTMVLVTFSIVTSVCVLNVHHRSPSTHTMAPWVRRCFLHKLPTFLFMKRPDSSPSRAPRPGRLQPSGTEAAAPQPYGSPVYPVNPTPAAPKSPAGSGSGVGSTARDLRLRASRRFRRDVQEALEGVSFIARHMQSDDRDQSVVEDWKYVAMVVDRLFLWVFVVVCVLGTVGLFLPPLFQTHTPSDGP; encoded by the exons ATGAGGAGCGCGCAGCCCCTGGTCCTTCTGTCCCTGGTGGCTTTTTGCCGGCGCG GGGACTGCCGCGTGGCCAACGCAGAGGAGAAGCTGGTTGACGACCTTCTAAACAGAACCCGCTACAACAACCTGATCCGGCCGGCcaccagctcagcccagctcatcTCCATCCAGCTGCAGCTCTCGCTGGCGCAGCTCATCAGCGTG AATGAGCGCGAACAGATCATGACCACCAACGTCTGGCTGAAACAG GAGTGGACCGACTACCGTCTGGCCTGGAACATCTCCCGCTACGAGGGCGTCAACATCCTGAGGATCCCCGCTAAGCGCATCTGGCTGCCTGACATCGTGCTTTACAACAA CGCCGACGGGACCTACGAGGTGTCTCTCTACACCAACGTGGTGGTGCGCTCCAACGGCAGCATCCTGTGGCTGCCGCCCGCCATCTACAAGAGCGCCTGCAAGATCGAGGTCAAGCACTTCCCCTTCGACCAGCAGAACTGCACCCTCAAGTTCCGTTCCTGGACCTACGACCACACGGAGATCGACATGGTGCTCAAGTCACCCACGGCCAGCATGGACGACTTCACTCCCAGCGGCGAGTGGGACATCGTGGCGCTGCCTGGGCGCAGGACGGTGAACCCGCAGGACCCCAGCTACGTGGACGTGACGTACGACTTCATCCTGCGGCGCAAGCCGCTCTTCTACACCATCAACCTCATCATCCCCTGCCTGCTCATCACCTCGCTGGCCATCCTGGTCTTCTACCTGCCATCCGACTGCGGCGAGAAGATGACGCTGTGCATCTCCGTGCTGCTGGCGCTCACCGTCTTCCTGCTGCTCATCTCCAAGATCGTGCCGCCCACGTCCCTGGACGTGCCGCTCATCGGCAAGTACCTCATGTTCACCATGGTGCTGGTCACCTTCTCCATCGTCACGAGCGTCTGTGTGCTCAACGTGCACCACCGCTCGCCCAGCACCCACACCATGGCGCCCTGGGTCCGGCGCTGCTTCCTGCACAAGCTGCCCACCTTCCTCTTCATGAAGCGCCCGGATAGCAGCCCCTCGAGGgccccccggcccggccggcTGCAGCCCAGCGGGACCGAGGCCGCCGCCCCCCAGCCCTACGGGAGCCCCGTGTACCCTGTGAACCCCACGCCTGCGGCTCCCAAGTCCCCAGCGGGCTCGGGCTCCGGCGTGGGGTCCACGGCCCGCGACCTCCGGCTGAGGGCTTCCAGGAGGTTCCGGCGGGACGTGCAGGAGGCCTTAGAGGGCGTCAGCTTCATCGCCCGGCACATGCAGAGTGACGACCGAGACCAGAGC GTCGTGGAGGACTGGAAGTACGTGGCCATGGTGGTGGACCGCCTGTTCCTCTGGGTGTTTGTGGTCGtgtgtgtgctgggcactgtggggCTCTTCCTGCCGCCCCTCTTCCAGACCCACACCCCCTCGGACGGGCCCTAG